A window from Flavobacterium sp. 83 encodes these proteins:
- a CDS encoding TetR/AcrR family transcriptional regulator: protein MESNTDFNEKQIKILQVAETLFAEKGFDGTSIRNISKEAKINIAMVSYYFGSKERLLESLILYRTSDLKTQLDTLIQEKLEPIEKINKLIELYINRINCNKGIYRILHFEFATNKRDLNFKSFTELKKGNLKSLEAIIEEGQTKGVFRKDIIIPLITPTILGTFFHFHMNKPFFENLLNLKTEDLYNNYIKTNLTKHIQQTIKALLIYES from the coding sequence ATGGAATCAAATACTGATTTTAACGAGAAACAAATCAAAATTCTTCAGGTAGCCGAAACGCTGTTTGCTGAAAAAGGTTTTGATGGTACATCAATCAGGAATATTTCAAAAGAAGCAAAAATAAATATCGCGATGGTTTCCTATTATTTTGGATCCAAAGAACGGTTATTAGAATCCTTAATTTTATACAGAACTTCCGATTTAAAAACCCAATTAGATACATTAATACAAGAAAAATTAGAACCTATTGAAAAAATCAATAAGTTAATCGAGCTCTATATCAATAGAATCAATTGCAATAAAGGAATTTATAGAATTTTGCATTTTGAATTTGCCACCAACAAACGCGATTTAAATTTTAAATCTTTTACTGAATTAAAAAAAGGAAATCTAAAATCACTTGAAGCCATAATCGAAGAAGGTCAAACGAAAGGTGTTTTTAGAAAAGATATTATCATTCCGCTGATAACACCTACAATTCTTGGAACTTTTTTTCATTTTCATATGAATAAACCGTTCTTTGAAAATTTATTAAATTTGAAAACCGAAGATTTATATAATAATTACATAAAAACCAATTTGACAAAGCACATCCAACAAACTATAAAAGCCCTTCTAATATATGAAAGTTAG
- a CDS encoding GNAT family N-acetyltransferase, whose protein sequence is MNYHFRKAELSEIAPIWEILQQAIQRRKEDGSEQWQDGYPNPEVIQKDIEKGEGFILVDGETIIGYSAVLINDEPAYENIEGKWLTNGDFVVLHRVAISEKYLGKGLSKMILKYIEDFAASNNIYSIKADTNFDNPAMMKIFENSGYTYCGEVYFRGSSRKAYEKVLAKQD, encoded by the coding sequence ATGAATTATCACTTTAGAAAAGCGGAACTATCTGAAATAGCTCCAATTTGGGAAATTTTACAACAAGCCATACAACGAAGAAAAGAAGATGGCAGTGAGCAATGGCAAGACGGTTATCCAAATCCAGAAGTCATACAAAAAGACATTGAAAAAGGAGAAGGATTTATTTTGGTTGATGGAGAAACTATCATCGGTTATAGCGCGGTACTAATCAATGATGAACCTGCCTATGAGAACATTGAAGGAAAGTGGCTAACGAATGGAGATTTTGTAGTATTGCATCGCGTAGCCATTTCTGAGAAATATTTAGGCAAAGGCTTATCCAAAATGATTCTCAAATACATAGAAGATTTTGCGGCAAGCAACAACATTTACAGCATAAAAGCAGACACTAATTTTGACAATCCCGCAATGATGAAAATTTTTGAAAATTCAGGCTATACCTATTGTGGTGAGGTATATTTTAGAGGAAGCTCCAGAAAAGCATACGAGAAAGTCTTAGCTAAACAAGACTAA
- a CDS encoding AAA family ATPase, whose amino-acid sequence MTREISSNSLKFGVFANNGSGKTFISRLFRLTEKSTELELELDGTSPTDKLISIGKDSGKIAFSITDKDGIVQETFNIEINKGQIPILPVTKYLYHTFNQDYVEENIRALSYEKDSEIEGFILGKINIDLKDDEEKLAKIEKEGKELTQQIEKEIRTYVEENINDIRDIKRLGDYKILDYSNIVNSIDNETFQIEKTFEGLLEDYNKIKSVPENLIDIVEIEKLNIDINLLSDIRENCSKEYSLSSLAEEFKKKIKDKQDFVEIGMELLSKKEQNANCPFCEQELKDTAIELIDNYTKYINDTEAKTIKQFKNYVEIVNKQIVILNNTEINNTKRINEYNIFKTKYIPSCEEIELVNIDISNLKKILDGLIAILDAKTKNIQVNIDISEELIQSIEKNQTILNGNIEANNIEINSINAKKNRIGEENKAVRRDIIRSTFNHLIETHKTNIKSSNKLRNEYQNLKAEIKKKQEQQKVSKKDKVASTIKKVLNYFFAEKYTLDEETFRLIFHKNILEKNQAKNILSEGEKNIVAFAYYIGDTHLKIENEDDYTKLFFVIDDPISSMDFSHVYTLCGVIRDIGKIIDKIERERLLIFTHNNDFMRVLASNNIVDKKLLLKNSELKDFNNNLTVPYIHHLMDVYKIARKGTDPSHTTANSIRHIIETLTKFERIDISTDSIAEYIKENIPTDTKSYTLINDLSHGGWRTEQAPITDEDYTDICETILKHIEKEYNGQVEYCKKVCE is encoded by the coding sequence TTGACGAGAGAAATTTCTTCAAACTCTCTGAAATTTGGTGTGTTTGCAAACAATGGTAGTGGAAAAACATTCATTAGTAGACTTTTTAGACTTACAGAAAAATCAACGGAACTTGAATTAGAACTTGATGGCACAAGTCCAACTGACAAACTAATCTCAATTGGAAAAGACAGTGGTAAAATTGCCTTTTCAATTACTGACAAAGATGGAATTGTTCAAGAAACTTTCAATATTGAAATAAATAAAGGACAAATTCCTATCTTACCAGTAACAAAATACCTTTATCACACTTTTAACCAAGATTATGTTGAAGAAAATATAAGAGCATTAAGCTATGAGAAAGATAGTGAAATAGAAGGTTTTATTTTAGGTAAAATAAATATTGACTTAAAAGACGATGAAGAGAAACTTGCAAAAATAGAAAAAGAAGGCAAGGAATTAACTCAACAAATAGAAAAAGAAATACGAACTTATGTAGAAGAAAATATAAATGACATAAGAGATATTAAACGTTTAGGGGATTATAAAATTCTTGATTATTCAAACATTGTCAATAGCATCGATAATGAAACATTCCAAATTGAAAAAACTTTTGAAGGACTACTTGAGGATTATAATAAAATCAAGTCAGTTCCTGAAAATTTGATAGACATTGTTGAAATTGAAAAATTGAACATTGATATAAATTTATTAAGCGATATAAGAGAAAATTGCTCTAAAGAATATAGTTTAAGCTCATTAGCAGAAGAGTTCAAGAAAAAAATAAAAGATAAACAGGATTTCGTTGAAATTGGAATGGAACTGTTGTCAAAAAAAGAGCAAAATGCTAATTGTCCATTTTGTGAGCAAGAATTAAAAGATACTGCAATTGAATTAATTGACAATTACACTAAATATATAAACGATACTGAAGCAAAAACAATAAAGCAATTTAAAAACTATGTCGAAATAGTAAATAAGCAAATAGTAATTTTAAACAATACCGAAATAAACAATACGAAAAGAATTAATGAATACAATATTTTCAAAACCAAATATATTCCCTCTTGTGAAGAAATAGAGTTAGTTAACATTGATATTTCCAATCTTAAAAAGATTTTAGATGGTTTAATAGCCATTTTAGATGCAAAAACAAAAAATATTCAAGTAAATATTGATATTAGCGAAGAATTAATTCAATCAATTGAAAAAAATCAAACAATTTTAAATGGCAATATTGAAGCTAACAATATTGAAATAAATTCTATTAATGCAAAGAAAAATAGAATAGGAGAAGAAAACAAAGCAGTTAGAAGAGATATTATAAGAAGTACATTTAATCATCTTATAGAAACTCACAAAACAAATATCAAAAGTTCCAACAAACTACGAAACGAATATCAAAATTTAAAAGCTGAAATAAAGAAAAAGCAGGAACAACAAAAAGTTAGCAAGAAAGACAAAGTTGCATCCACAATTAAAAAGGTTTTGAATTATTTTTTCGCTGAAAAATATACATTGGATGAAGAAACATTTAGATTAATTTTCCATAAAAATATTTTAGAGAAAAATCAAGCAAAAAACATATTAAGTGAAGGCGAGAAAAATATTGTTGCTTTTGCATACTATATCGGAGATACTCACTTAAAAATTGAAAACGAAGATGATTACACAAAATTATTCTTTGTAATTGACGATCCTATTTCAAGTATGGATTTTTCACACGTTTATACTTTGTGTGGTGTAATTAGGGATATTGGCAAAATTATTGACAAAATTGAAAGAGAACGATTATTGATATTCACTCATAACAATGATTTTATGAGAGTTTTGGCTTCCAACAATATTGTTGACAAAAAATTATTATTAAAAAATAGCGAATTAAAAGACTTCAACAATAACTTGACCGTTCCATATATTCATCATTTGATGGATGTTTATAAAATTGCCAGAAAAGGAACTGACCCATCACATACCACTGCAAATTCAATTAGACATATCATAGAAACGTTGACTAAATTTGAGCGAATAGATATTTCAACAGACAGTATTGCGGAATACATTAAAGAGAATATCCCAACAGACACAAAATCCTACACCTTAATAAATGACTTATCACACGGTGGTTGGAGGACGGAACAAGCACCAATAACAGACGAGGATTACACAGACATTTGCGAAACAATTTTAAAACATATCGAAAAAGAGTATAACGGGCAAGTAGAATATTGCAAAAAGGTTTGCGAATAG
- a CDS encoding thermonuclease family protein encodes MQYNAKAPYIVETHWQIEEVLDGDSIIICHRFTQMKKEIRLYGLDAPEVKINRKMKEDEEKSSLPAQLLLQFGLQSLNFVLSVAPPKTVVTIITEQENYYDYWNRQLGYVILPGGVCLNELLLQNGYAKATHQYYCGKLAEYQAMNRQAQLNGIGIYSQVKRF; translated from the coding sequence ATGCAATACAACGCAAAAGCACCGTACATAGTGGAAACCCATTGGCAAATTGAAGAAGTCCTTGACGGCGATAGCATCATCATTTGCCATCGTTTCACTCAAATGAAAAAAGAAATTCGTCTTTATGGCTTAGATGCACCAGAAGTAAAGATTAACAGAAAGATGAAAGAGGACGAAGAGAAAAGCAGTTTACCTGCCCAATTATTGCTGCAATTTGGTTTGCAATCCTTGAACTTCGTTTTGTCGGTTGCACCGCCAAAAACGGTTGTAACTATCATTACGGAACAAGAGAACTATTATGACTACTGGAACAGGCAATTGGGATATGTGATTCTTCCTGGTGGCGTATGTTTAAATGAGTTACTTTTACAAAATGGCTATGCTAAAGCGACACATCAATATTATTGTGGCAAGCTTGCGGAGTATCAAGCGATGAACCGCCAAGCGCAGCTCAATGGTATAGGGATTTATAGTCAAGTAAAAAGGTTCTGA
- a CDS encoding lysozyme inhibitor LprI family protein: MTAKRKTQIFITVSAILVGLIHLFFPNLKIDAIFITLIIIAIIPWLEPLLKSVELPGGLKVEFQDFKKLEEEAIKAGLIKSDGKTEIKEITTTNSDTFSFIEIAEQNEELALVGFRIEIEKRLRSLADKYSIESNRYSVTRLIEALAKEEILTIAEKTSLLDIISTLNKASHGMEYDQRSANWVIENGPKILDSLDEKLEVRGGRISLGSTDEKAHWIDKSFDNCEWTTNYEWGESIKTHSDLWEKEMNRIYQSLLVKLKEPQKKKLIKTQSNWLNQIELEKDFIYSFEDLHLKIGSGGISASAMNFMNKIRERTLELEEVLNRLTD; this comes from the coding sequence ATGACGGCAAAAAGGAAAACGCAAATATTTATCACGGTTTCGGCTATTTTAGTTGGACTTATTCACTTATTTTTTCCAAACCTAAAAATAGATGCTATTTTTATTACACTAATAATTATTGCAATAATACCGTGGCTTGAACCTCTTTTAAAATCGGTTGAATTACCAGGCGGACTTAAAGTTGAATTTCAAGATTTCAAAAAATTAGAAGAAGAAGCAATAAAAGCAGGTCTAATTAAAAGTGATGGAAAAACAGAAATAAAAGAAATCACTACAACAAATTCAGATACATTTTCCTTTATTGAAATTGCAGAACAGAATGAAGAATTAGCTTTAGTTGGATTTAGAATTGAAATTGAAAAAAGATTAAGGAGTTTAGCAGATAAATATAGTATTGAAAGTAACAGATATTCTGTGACAAGATTAATTGAGGCATTAGCAAAAGAAGAAATTTTGACAATTGCAGAGAAAACTTCATTATTAGACATAATTAGCACTTTAAACAAAGCTTCACACGGAATGGAATATGACCAAAGAAGTGCTAATTGGGTAATTGAAAATGGACCAAAGATTTTGGATAGTTTGGATGAAAAATTAGAAGTTCGTGGTGGGCGTATTTCACTTGGAAGCACAGATGAAAAAGCTCATTGGATAGATAAATCCTTTGATAATTGTGAATGGACAACCAACTACGAATGGGGAGAGTCCATTAAAACCCATTCAGACTTATGGGAAAAAGAAATGAACCGAATTTATCAATCTTTACTTGTAAAACTTAAAGAACCTCAAAAGAAGAAATTAATTAAAACACAATCAAATTGGCTAAATCAAATAGAGCTGGAAAAGGACTTTATTTATTCATTTGAAGATTTACATTTAAAAATTGGTAGTGGCGGAATATCTGCCTCAGCAATGAATTTTATGAACAAAATACGTGAACGAACACTGGAACTTGAAGAAGTTCTAAATAGACTGACTGATTGA
- a CDS encoding TolC family protein: MKVSQLMLFGIFFIGISSVEAQEKTSFTLDEAIHMAWLKSNEISLANTRVATKKYELQSVKNNQYPDLKVSGQYQRLAKASINLKVNKSSSSEPMPTVDQLMLGQVNASVPVFAGFKIQNSIKVSENLYQAENATASQTKEEIAMKVINYYATLYKSQKTIELLKENQKSAQQRVVDFSDMEKNGIIPRNDLLKSQLQVSKIQLSIDEENNNLNIVNFYLVTLLKLPVETKLEIRESDFANFQMDNITTTDEPALQNRKDLEAIRFQEKASKANIKIARSAYYPAISLIGGYTALDLKNVVTVQNAMNFGVGVSYDISSILKNGAMVKLAESKSLEVQNSQAVLTDYIKMQVQKAIEDYDLALKQNEVYVQAVEQSTENYRIVKDKYDNGLSDTNDLLEADVEQLGSKINKALAKANIIQKYYELLSVTGQLSQSFNLSKI, translated from the coding sequence ATGAAAGTTAGTCAATTAATGCTCTTTGGGATTTTCTTTATAGGAATTTCTTCAGTAGAAGCTCAAGAAAAAACGAGTTTTACTCTCGATGAAGCCATTCACATGGCTTGGTTAAAAAGTAATGAAATTAGTTTAGCCAATACCAGAGTGGCAACTAAAAAATACGAATTGCAATCAGTAAAAAACAATCAATATCCTGATTTAAAAGTCTCCGGACAATACCAAAGATTGGCAAAAGCTTCTATTAACCTAAAAGTCAATAAAAGCAGTAGCTCAGAGCCAATGCCAACTGTAGATCAATTGATGCTTGGACAGGTTAATGCAAGTGTACCCGTTTTTGCAGGTTTTAAAATTCAAAACAGTATAAAGGTTTCTGAGAATTTGTATCAGGCTGAAAATGCAACAGCTTCACAAACTAAGGAAGAAATTGCGATGAAAGTAATCAATTACTACGCAACTTTATACAAATCGCAAAAAACCATTGAACTACTCAAAGAAAATCAAAAAAGTGCACAACAACGTGTCGTTGATTTTAGCGATATGGAAAAAAATGGCATAATTCCAAGAAATGATTTATTAAAATCACAACTGCAAGTTTCAAAAATTCAATTGTCAATAGACGAAGAAAATAACAATTTAAATATTGTAAATTTTTATTTGGTAACACTTTTAAAATTACCGGTTGAAACTAAACTAGAAATTAGAGAAAGTGATTTTGCTAATTTTCAAATGGACAATATCACTACTACGGATGAGCCCGCATTACAAAATCGTAAAGATTTGGAAGCAATTCGGTTTCAGGAAAAAGCAAGCAAGGCTAATATAAAAATAGCAAGAAGTGCCTATTATCCAGCAATTTCACTTATTGGCGGTTATACAGCATTAGACTTAAAAAATGTAGTGACGGTTCAAAACGCAATGAACTTTGGTGTTGGAGTTTCTTATGACATAAGCTCAATCCTTAAAAACGGGGCAATGGTAAAATTAGCCGAGAGCAAATCATTAGAAGTACAAAATTCACAAGCTGTTCTTACGGATTACATCAAAATGCAAGTTCAAAAAGCAATAGAAGACTACGATTTAGCATTAAAACAAAATGAAGTTTATGTTCAAGCCGTAGAACAATCTACAGAAAATTACAGAATCGTAAAAGACAAGTACGACAACGGACTTTCGGATACTAATGATTTATTGGAAGCCGATGTAGAACAACTGGGTTCAAAAATTAATAAAGCATTAGCTAAAGCAAATATTATACAAAAATACTACGAACTGCTTTCTGTTACCGGACAATTATCACAATCTTTCAATCTTTCAAAAATATAA
- a CDS encoding DUF5675 family protein — protein METKIIRVAQGKESTLSQLYINGIFQCYLLEDKIREVKMASQTAIPKGVFSLKLNTYGAKNVDYKKAFGKLHEGMIEITGLPNFSFVYIHTGNTIKETAGCPLCGFGFQFLDGNFQISQSIAAYKMIYPKLVALAKIETNKITIENNFQF, from the coding sequence ATGGAAACCAAAATAATAAGAGTTGCACAAGGCAAAGAAAGTACATTGAGCCAGTTATACATTAACGGTATCTTTCAATGTTACTTGTTAGAGGATAAAATTAGAGAAGTGAAAATGGCTTCTCAAACTGCTATACCAAAAGGTGTTTTTAGTTTGAAGTTGAACACTTACGGAGCTAAAAATGTGGATTACAAAAAAGCTTTCGGAAAGCTGCACGAAGGAATGATTGAAATTACTGGCTTACCAAATTTCAGTTTTGTGTATATCCATACCGGAAACACTATTAAAGAAACTGCTGGTTGTCCGCTTTGCGGTTTTGGATTTCAGTTTTTAGATGGAAATTTTCAAATTTCACAAAGTATTGCAGCTTACAAAATGATTTATCCAAAATTGGTAGCATTGGCAAAAATTGAAACTAATAAAATAACTATTGAAAATAATTTTCAATTCTAA
- a CDS encoding abortive infection family protein, producing MANLTYIEKSTIETFLGMKTGYVMDFSDRTFQEFVFEVTGYYIDNEKYHYNSNSKANRLRAFIKIESDYIFGKLLSAFCEYWLSKVHRGEIDYRGEEKTYEECVKISERLKQESIVENIDAIQANSDDKDFNLLAKSIKESIEKNEPEVALDRLHTFVVKYVRQLCVNHNLNYVKDEPINSLFGKYVKHLIASKLIDSIMAEKILRFSINIIDAFNDVRNNKSFAHDNPILNYNESILIFNNISNTIKFIETIETKILKSKDPQEVDWSDLPF from the coding sequence ATGGCAAACCTCACATATATTGAAAAATCTACTATTGAAACATTTCTCGGTATGAAAACTGGCTATGTTATGGATTTTTCAGACAGAACATTTCAGGAATTTGTTTTTGAAGTTACTGGCTACTATATTGATAATGAAAAATATCACTACAATTCTAATTCAAAAGCCAACAGACTACGGGCTTTTATAAAAATCGAATCCGATTATATTTTCGGAAAACTACTTTCTGCATTTTGCGAATACTGGTTATCTAAAGTTCATAGAGGAGAAATAGACTATCGAGGAGAGGAAAAAACGTACGAAGAATGTGTTAAAATTTCGGAACGTCTAAAACAAGAAAGTATTGTAGAAAATATCGATGCAATACAAGCGAATTCAGACGACAAAGATTTTAATTTATTGGCAAAGTCTATTAAAGAGAGTATTGAGAAAAATGAACCCGAAGTTGCACTCGACCGCCTTCATACTTTTGTTGTCAAATATGTCAGACAACTTTGTGTCAATCACAATCTTAATTATGTTAAAGATGAGCCAATAAATAGTCTATTTGGTAAGTATGTAAAGCACTTAATTGCGAGTAAACTGATTGACTCAATTATGGCTGAAAAGATATTAAGATTTTCGATTAATATTATTGATGCTTTTAATGATGTTAGAAATAATAAAAGTTTTGCACACGATAATCCCATTTTAAATTATAACGAAAGCATTTTGATTTTCAATAATATTTCAAATACTATAAAGTTCATTGAAACTATTGAAACCAAAATTTTAAAATCTAAAGATCCTCAAGAAGTGGATTGGTCTGATTTACCATTCTAA
- a CDS encoding DUF4494 domain-containing protein — protein sequence MSTIWYECKVKYRKTDETGAQKITTEPYLVDALSYTEAESRINEEMSAYISEEFKITNIKVANYAEIHPFENADRWFRSKVSLLAYDEESGKERKTNMYLLVQANDVREAYDNTISVMKGTMGDYTIPAVSESPIMDVFPYFSGEEGELEQLERFNALKSSKPEVAAEMEDHMEFETAPEEEAAV from the coding sequence ATGAGCACAATTTGGTACGAATGCAAAGTAAAATATAGAAAAACAGATGAAACTGGAGCGCAAAAGATTACGACAGAACCTTATTTGGTAGATGCCTTGTCTTATACAGAAGCAGAAAGCAGAATTAATGAAGAGATGTCTGCCTATATCAGTGAAGAATTTAAAATTACAAATATAAAAGTGGCTAATTATGCCGAAATTCATCCTTTTGAAAATGCAGACCGTTGGTTTAGATCCAAAGTTTCATTATTGGCGTATGACGAAGAAAGTGGCAAAGAACGCAAGACTAACATGTATTTATTAGTCCAAGCCAATGATGTAAGGGAAGCTTATGATAACACGATTAGTGTGATGAAAGGTACGATGGGTGATTATACAATTCCTGCTGTGTCAGAATCACCTATTATGGATGTTTTTCCTTATTTCAGTGGGGAAGAAGGAGAATTGGAACAATTAGAACGATTCAATGCGCTTAAAAGTTCTAAACCGGAAGTAGCTGCCGAGATGGAAGATCACATGGAATTTGAAACTGCTCCTGAAGAAGAAGCTGCAGTTTAA
- a CDS encoding AbiV family abortive infection protein yields the protein MNNTFQKINELIAIESENLTEFNDVYEYEKCLLHIERIIDSSIILFKNSLYQQSIFLTITAFEETTKAEICIYRGLSKNKQTVKRNKDGLFNHKIKHITVANDITFNYLKTEKIYGKEKIQEILENLKSGKFIEIRENSLYFKNIGGKCVISDEFINEENSKLLLMICIEVFEDRLFGAYERTDIITDRVLENY from the coding sequence ATGAACAACACTTTTCAAAAAATCAACGAACTTATAGCAATTGAATCAGAAAATCTAACTGAGTTTAATGATGTTTACGAGTATGAAAAATGCTTATTGCATATTGAAAGAATAATTGATTCATCAATTATTCTTTTCAAAAATTCACTTTATCAACAATCAATATTTCTTACCATTACAGCTTTTGAAGAAACAACAAAAGCTGAAATTTGTATATATAGAGGTTTAAGTAAAAACAAGCAAACGGTGAAGCGAAATAAAGATGGTTTATTTAACCATAAAATAAAGCATATTACAGTAGCTAATGATATCACTTTTAATTATCTAAAAACAGAAAAAATATATGGAAAAGAAAAAATTCAAGAAATTCTTGAGAATTTAAAATCCGGAAAATTTATTGAAATAAGGGAGAACTCGCTCTATTTTAAAAACATTGGGGGGAAATGTGTGATTTCTGACGAATTCATAAACGAAGAAAATTCTAAGCTTTTATTAATGATTTGTATAGAAGTTTTTGAAGATCGTTTATTTGGAGCTTATGAAAGAACAGATATTATTACAGATAGAGTTCTCGAAAATTATTAA